The DNA segment GAAATGTAACAAAGTCAACTATCGAGGACATTTGTCTTATTACCGATGGTGCTATTCATCCCAAACTTATTGAGTTCGCAAACCTTATGAAACAACAACTTAAAGGGGCTTCCGTTCAGTCTCAGGTAAGGTTTTCAGTTAATGTCATTGTGTTGCGATTTCTGGTGTTTATATGTAACCGGTTGTGGATTTGTAGGTGTTTGGCAGTGCGGGGCATAGTTCTCATGTCGGATCCTCTGCAGGTGTCGTAATATTATATAAACTGTTTTGTATAATAGCGATTTCAGAACTTGTTTTTAATTTGTGTTTTCATTGACAGAGTTGAGTGATCATGATATCGATATGGGCGGTGTGAAAACAACTGGTCGTCATCATTATATTATGTTGGAAAATCTCGAGAAAGATCTGTGTCCGTTGTTAATGATGGATTTTATACATGAACATACATCAATCACAGCCGAATCGTATGTTTTCCCAAGTTTGTTAGCTGAAACGTATGCACGAGGAGCAATTATGGTAGATAGCACTACAAAGTTGAAGAGGATTTATGATTTTATAAACAATCCAAATCACATCATTACATCTTTCTCTGGAAGGTAAGaaactcagcattattgttgtatAAGATAGATTACAAGTCGAATTTAttaatgagtaaattacaaaaatcgtcctttatgtatgtgacttattgcaaattgtgtcctttgtcttcaataattacagaaaacgtacttgatgtttgcaaacccttgcaagttatgtcctttaaccctaactcagttaattttttgtggttaaatctgaccaaatgaacCCCACATgatggtattttggtcattttactctcatgtgaggtccatttgttcagatttaaccacaaaaataccctcatgtggggtccatttggtcatatttaaccacaaaatttaactgagttagggctaaaggatataacttgcaagggtttgcaaacatcaagtacgttttctgtaattattgaagacaaaggacacagtttgcaataagtgacatacataaaggacgatttttgtaatttaatgCTATCTTGTGGATTGACATTAATTGTTAAAGAGTCTTTgtgtattttttttgttaaagatgatgttattaaagttattttatttgataTAGGCCGTGGGTTCTTGCTGAAGATGATCTTAGAACCGGAACATTCAACGCAAACCTGCATAGCTTGCAGCCTAAGTATGAGGTAAAAGTTTTAATCGTTAATTCGGGTTTCCAATATTTTCTTTAAAagtatttatataattatatttatgttTGACCTCCTTGCGTTTCTAATCCCAGAACTATGGTACAAAGAATGAGTTGAAAGTTGTTCGGTTAGGAACAGAAGAGTACAGAGAATGTAAACagcaaaaagatttatttttggAATTTCGCGGTCATGTAAATGGGCTCGTGAAGAGGTTGGGCATGGAGGAGAAGAAGAATCGGGACCTGTTCAGCTTCTGCAAATTGTGAAAGTGCGGTTTCTAGTGGCAGGTAAGCGATAATAAAGCTCTGGGTTAGGCATGTCATAAGTTAGGTTTAAACATGTCTCGTGTCGTGTTTGGGTCGACCCGTTTAACGTTCATTTGTGAATATGGGTAATACTGTAATAACTAGTGATTTGGTAACAATTTAAAcaattaagagtaaattacaaaattcgtcctttatgtatctcacttattgcaaattgtgttctttgtcttcaataattatagaaaacgtactcgatgtttgcaaacccttgcaagatatgtcctttagccctaacttagttaatttttgtggctaaatctgaccaaatggaccccacatgacggtatttttgtggttaaatctgaccagaTGGACCTcgcatgagagtaaaatgaccaaaataccctcatgtggggtccatttggtcagatttaaccacaaaaaattaactgagttagggctaaaggacataacttgcaagggtttgcaaacatcgagtacgttttctgtaattattgaagataaaggacacagtttacaataagtgacatacataaaggacgatttttgtaatttactcaacaATTAATAACTCTGAATTAAATGAAATTGTGTTGTAATTGATGTCCTTtaaattgtttttgtttctttATCTCTTATTCCCAATTAACAAATTTGGGTTTACATATTTAGCTCAAGATTAAAAAGGTGAATGGAAAGGATTAGAGAATGAATAGTTAgaactaataaaataaaattaatggAAGTGAAGAGTTGATGAAGGGGTTTAAAGGGAAAATTAGTTTCACTTTTAGAAGTTAATTGTTAGAGGATAACATAAAAATCAAAatatttaactttaaattttaatactTTCATCTCTAAAATCTAACatgaactttaaaaaaaaaaaccttaaagaGGTTAATAGGTTGACCCGTTTATTAAACGAGTTGTTTTGGGTTAACCCGTTAATTAAACGGGTCATTTCGGGTTGACCTGTTTGATGAACGGGTTAAGTTAGCCGACcgaaaacatgtttttttttgtgCCGTGTTTGGGTCGTATTAGGAATTGCCATCCGTTGATGAATAGGAGATCTTTATTTTTACGGTGTTATGCCCAACACAAAGTCTGTAAGTCTAATTAGTTTCATTTTACAAGCCTCAAATGTCCTTTTTtgttctcatatatatatatatgtaaatcaaagaaaatattttattttgcaGGTGTTGTAAAGGTACCAGCATGGTGTTGTGTTTTTGTGAATAGTTGAAGCTTGAGATAGTAGTTTAAACGGGTGCAGGTCAGGTTCACGTCGGTTCTTTTTGAGAGTTATGAATCTCATAGTAAAGCTACAAATTATATCGCTCTAGATTTTTGGTGTTTTTAACCCTCAGAAAACCTAGTGATAAGTTGCTAAGTAACACAACCATACAAGTCGTCGGACCTTTACTTTTAATTTTGCCCGCCTATAATTAACTAGTGGGATTCCTACGTGATAGCAATGGGAATTCGGTCAGTAGTGGTTTGTTATGCTGGCTAATTTGACCGGTATCAGTTCTACAATGGATCCTTTTTGTAATAGAAGCTCACTTGAAAAGGCATTGCAATAGATAACCCagttaagggggtgtttggtgttgcgtttttAAAATAgatagattatgcgttttcaaaaAGCATGCAAATATCACTTTTTAAAGAGATCCCAAGTGCCTACACGCGCAAGCACTAGAAACAACGGTGCGCCAAGATCTTCTCGAGATGCATTTTAATGAAACTTTCAGTCCCTGAAATGCCACAATTTGGGTCCTTTGGCTACCCCACGATAGCCTTAAACCAAGTGCAAACCCATTAACTTGTGTGCACATAGCAACAACGCCTTTTATTTAGTGGTACCAAGGTGTTGAATGAGGTTTTGCCTTTCCAAGTGGTACCAAAGTGTCGAATAAGGTTATTTATGTTTTTTCTTTGATCTAGCGGTACCAAACTCTCAAATTTTAGATAATTAACACTAATAATTTTCGATTAGTAATACaagatttattttcaaatttaGTCTGACATGTAACACATTATTTGAAGAACGTT comes from the Helianthus annuus cultivar XRQ/B chromosome 4, HanXRQr2.0-SUNRISE, whole genome shotgun sequence genome and includes:
- the LOC110938094 gene encoding uncharacterized protein LOC110938094; the protein is MAVSITDYNLEYRCSTDDAWYTCAVVLDDVNRNLRVKFRDFVQSFYDEVFSVANFSTHSEIEQFLLRFRPVSKPVEDYECSGIIQGMLVCAIYRNKDEALYFDAVVDAVRYKAHKPEECLCSYLLCWQHGPGNGNVTKSTIEDICLITDGAIHPKLIEFANLMKQQLKGASVQSQVFGSAGHSSHVGSSAELSDHDIDMGGVKTTGRHHYIMLENLEKDLCPLLMMDFIHEHTSITAESYVFPSLLAETYARGAIMVDSTTKLKRIYDFINNPNHIITSFSGRPWVLAEDDLRTGTFNANLHSLQPKYENYGTKNELKVVRLGTEEYRECKQQKDLFLEFRGHVNGLVKRLGMEEKKNRDLFSFCKL